In one window of Bradyrhizobium sp. AZCC 1721 DNA:
- a CDS encoding transferase hexapeptide repeat family protein, producing MAGKMLSTEPLVDPTASVRDCQLGAYTEVGARTILLEVTMADYSYVVNDSQITYTMIGKFCSIAAMTRINPGNHPMHRASQAHFTYRASSYFSGESDDAEFFAWRRKHHVHIGHDVWIGHGAVILPGRSIGTGAVVAAGAIVTKDVPAYTIVAGNPARPIKRRFPESIAGRLAELAWWDWDHEALRRALPDFRKLDVEGFLEKYEAGAAATRRSFNQSAAS from the coding sequence TTGGCCGGCAAGATGCTTTCCACTGAACCATTGGTCGACCCCACCGCGTCAGTGCGCGACTGCCAGCTCGGCGCCTACACCGAGGTCGGCGCCCGGACCATCCTGCTCGAGGTCACGATGGCCGATTATTCCTACGTCGTGAACGACTCGCAGATCACCTATACGATGATCGGGAAATTCTGTTCGATCGCGGCGATGACGCGCATCAACCCGGGTAATCATCCGATGCACCGGGCCTCGCAGGCGCATTTCACCTACCGCGCCAGCAGCTACTTTTCGGGCGAGAGCGACGATGCCGAGTTTTTTGCGTGGCGCCGCAAGCATCACGTCCATATCGGCCACGATGTCTGGATCGGCCATGGCGCGGTTATTCTGCCTGGCCGCTCGATCGGCACCGGCGCCGTGGTCGCGGCCGGCGCCATCGTGACCAAGGATGTCCCTGCCTATACGATCGTTGCAGGCAATCCGGCACGGCCGATCAAGCGGCGTTTTCCGGAATCCATTGCGGGGCGGCTTGCGGAACTCGCGTGGTGGGATTGGGACCATGAGGCGCTTCGCCGCGCCCTGCCCGATTTCCGCAAGCTCGATGTAGAGGGCTTTCTCGAAAAGTACGAAGCCGGCGCAGCAGCTACTCGCCGTTCATTCAACCAGAGTGCCGCATCGTGA
- the phnC gene encoding phosphonate ABC transporter ATP-binding protein: MTSHAMIDARDISKSYQRGVPVLNGVTLSLRRGEMVALIGASGSGKSTLIRAIAGLTPIDGGRNGGGGRIEVMGEPIQRGGRLNKNRGLRARIGVIFQQFNLVPRLSLLTNVCFGLLGRLPILRGTLGQFSEADKRVAMQALARVGIAEHALKRASELSGGQQQRAAIARSLVQGAELLIADEPIASLDPAAARRVMDLLADMNRNDGLTVFISLHQVEYALKYCARTIALKSGKVAYDGPSSALTPAFLNQIYGAESEELFLPSFEEQARLAQERRDSNERSIARAPANPPAFDVERLSA, translated from the coding sequence TTGACATCGCATGCCATGATCGATGCACGAGATATCTCGAAGTCCTATCAGCGTGGCGTGCCTGTTCTGAACGGCGTCACGCTGTCGCTGCGGCGCGGCGAAATGGTCGCGCTGATCGGTGCGTCAGGCTCCGGCAAGTCGACATTGATTCGTGCGATTGCCGGGCTGACGCCGATCGACGGCGGCCGCAATGGCGGAGGCGGCCGAATCGAAGTGATGGGCGAGCCGATCCAGCGGGGTGGCCGCCTCAACAAGAATCGCGGCCTGCGCGCGCGCATCGGCGTGATCTTTCAGCAATTCAATCTTGTGCCGCGGCTTTCGCTGCTGACCAACGTCTGCTTCGGACTGCTGGGGCGATTGCCGATCCTGCGCGGAACCCTTGGTCAATTCAGCGAGGCCGACAAACGCGTGGCCATGCAGGCGCTGGCGCGTGTGGGCATCGCCGAACATGCGCTCAAGCGCGCCAGCGAACTGTCCGGCGGCCAGCAGCAGCGCGCTGCCATCGCGCGTTCGTTAGTGCAGGGGGCCGAACTGTTGATCGCGGACGAGCCGATCGCCTCGCTCGATCCGGCCGCTGCGCGCCGCGTTATGGATTTGCTCGCCGACATGAACCGCAATGACGGCCTGACCGTGTTCATTTCGCTTCATCAGGTCGAATACGCTCTCAAGTATTGCGCGCGCACGATCGCGCTCAAATCCGGCAAGGTCGCCTATGACGGCCCATCCAGCGCGCTGACGCCGGCTTTCCTCAACCAAATCTATGGCGCGGAGTCCGAGGAGCTGTTTCTGCCCTCGTTTGAGGAGCAGGCGCGGCTTGCACAAGAACGCCGAGACAGCAACGAACGGTCAATAGCGCGCGCGCCGGCGAACCCCCCAGCTTTTGATGTCGAACGGCTGTCCGCCTGA
- the phnD gene encoding phosphonate ABC transporter substrate-binding protein yields MRKLALIGTAVAVGISANVARAETTELNFGIIATEASTNLKTVWEPFLDAMAKGTGFKVNGFYASDYAGVIEAMRFKKVQLAWFGNKSAMEAANRSNGEIFAKSVDSDGNPGYWSHIIVHKDSPIKNLEDVLKCDKSIDFSIGDPNSTSGFLVPTSYIFAAKNVDPKACFKTVRNASHEANGMAVANKQVDAATNNSESLRRLEVTAPEARKNIRVIWTSPLIPSDPLLWRKDLAADVKAKLYTWVLSYGRIGTPEEIASAKKVLSGLQWAPFIPSSDDQLLPIRVLEANKSIMKIKGDAKLSAEEKATKTASLEADIKTYQQAADKAEHGAFMKQVAPFFEADKAKDQAKLKKLIGELAANAATAPTN; encoded by the coding sequence ATGCGCAAGCTAGCTCTGATCGGCACGGCCGTGGCGGTAGGCATTTCGGCCAACGTTGCCCGCGCCGAGACGACCGAACTCAATTTCGGCATTATTGCGACCGAAGCGAGCACAAATCTCAAGACCGTCTGGGAGCCCTTCCTCGACGCGATGGCCAAAGGGACGGGCTTCAAAGTCAACGGCTTCTACGCCTCGGACTATGCCGGCGTGATCGAAGCAATGCGCTTTAAGAAGGTGCAATTGGCCTGGTTTGGCAACAAGTCGGCGATGGAAGCCGCCAACCGCTCGAACGGCGAGATATTTGCGAAGTCCGTCGATTCGGACGGCAACCCCGGTTACTGGTCGCATATCATCGTCCACAAGGACTCGCCGATCAAGAATCTGGAAGACGTCCTCAAATGCGACAAGTCGATCGACTTCAGCATCGGCGACCCGAATTCGACCTCGGGCTTTCTCGTCCCGACCAGCTACATTTTCGCTGCCAAGAACGTCGATCCGAAGGCTTGCTTCAAGACCGTTCGTAATGCCTCGCATGAGGCAAACGGCATGGCGGTGGCGAACAAGCAAGTTGATGCCGCAACGAACAACAGCGAAAGCCTGCGCCGTTTGGAAGTCACCGCTCCCGAAGCCCGCAAGAACATCCGTGTGATCTGGACCTCGCCGCTCATTCCGAGCGACCCGCTGCTCTGGCGCAAGGATCTGGCCGCAGACGTCAAAGCCAAGCTCTATACCTGGGTCCTGAGCTATGGCCGCATCGGAACGCCGGAAGAAATCGCATCCGCGAAGAAGGTTTTGTCTGGTCTGCAATGGGCGCCGTTTATTCCGTCGTCGGACGACCAGTTGCTCCCGATCCGCGTCCTTGAAGCCAACAAGTCGATCATGAAGATCAAGGGTGACGCCAAGCTATCGGCGGAAGAAAAAGCCACCAAGACCGCCTCGCTCGAGGCTGACATCAAGACGTACCAGCAAGCGGCCGACAAGGCCGAGCATGGCGCGTTCATGAAGCAGGTCGCGCCGTTCTTCGAGGCAGACAAGGCCAAGGATCAGGCCAAGCTCAAGAAGCTTATCGGCGAGCTTGCGGCGAACGCTGCGACTGCGCCTACCAACTGA
- the phnE gene encoding phosphonate ABC transporter, permease protein PhnE has product MTDIIAPIESRPSRQAQEPPVPLYPFARRVRGWLGWAFVFGLLAWSWAPAEMFRVSALFTDWRNMAEFGSAFLHPNFREWDQYISDMVVTIQIAIWGTALAVVFGIPFSILCSANICPPWIVQPVRRLMDSCRAINEIVFALLFVVAVGLGPFAGVMALFVHNLGVFAKLFSEAVEAVDPRPVEGIRVTGAVRVQEVIFGVIPQVLPLWSSLTLYRLETNVRSATTLGIVGAGGIGQTLYESIRSFQYADTAAQIIIVVVTVMVLDLISAWIRKVLV; this is encoded by the coding sequence ATGACAGACATCATCGCTCCCATCGAAAGCCGGCCGTCGCGGCAGGCCCAGGAACCTCCAGTCCCGCTTTATCCCTTCGCCCGACGAGTGCGGGGTTGGCTGGGCTGGGCGTTCGTTTTCGGCTTGCTGGCCTGGAGTTGGGCTCCGGCCGAAATGTTCCGTGTGTCGGCGCTGTTCACCGACTGGCGCAATATGGCCGAGTTCGGCAGCGCCTTTCTCCATCCGAATTTTCGCGAATGGGATCAGTACATCAGCGACATGGTGGTGACCATCCAGATCGCGATCTGGGGCACCGCCCTGGCAGTCGTGTTTGGCATTCCGTTCTCAATTCTGTGTTCCGCCAATATCTGTCCGCCTTGGATAGTACAGCCAGTTCGTCGGTTGATGGATTCCTGCCGCGCCATCAATGAGATCGTGTTCGCGTTACTGTTCGTTGTGGCGGTGGGCTTAGGCCCATTCGCTGGCGTGATGGCGTTGTTCGTTCACAATCTCGGCGTGTTCGCGAAGCTGTTTTCCGAAGCGGTCGAAGCGGTCGATCCGCGGCCAGTGGAAGGCATTCGCGTGACCGGTGCGGTGCGCGTGCAGGAGGTGATCTTCGGTGTCATTCCTCAGGTGCTGCCGCTGTGGAGCTCGCTTACCCTCTACCGGCTTGAAACTAACGTCCGCTCGGCGACGACACTTGGCATTGTCGGAGCCGGTGGCATCGGCCAGACCCTGTATGAAAGCATCCGGAGTTTTCAGTACGCCGATACGGCCGCGCAAATCATTATCGTGGTCGTGACGGTGATGGTGCTCGATCTCATCAGCGCCTGGATCCGCAAAGTGCTGGTATGA
- the phnF gene encoding phosphonate metabolism transcriptional regulator PhnF, translated as MSLQESSGVALWRQVADGIERGIADGRFAAGEKLPGEIEIADTYRVNRHTVRRALAALAERGLVRAERGSGTYVEAQRLAYPLRSRTRFSEIVGAGGREPRGQLIDASEEPATRELARELGLKTGAPLVRIESVRLADRTPICISTSWLSADRFPDAGAVFANVRSMTKLLAHYGVRDYRRASTRVTATIVDASDAARLDLALGRPVLVVDSTDVDTGGKPLVTKRARFAAERVEFLIENGQ; from the coding sequence ATGAGCCTGCAGGAGAGTTCCGGTGTCGCCTTGTGGCGGCAGGTCGCCGACGGTATCGAGCGCGGCATTGCCGACGGCCGCTTTGCTGCGGGCGAAAAGCTGCCGGGCGAGATCGAGATCGCCGATACCTATCGGGTCAACCGCCACACCGTGCGGCGTGCCCTGGCTGCGCTTGCCGAACGCGGCCTGGTGCGCGCCGAACGCGGCAGCGGCACCTATGTCGAGGCGCAGCGCCTCGCCTATCCCTTGCGCTCGCGGACGCGATTTTCCGAAATCGTCGGCGCCGGCGGCCGCGAGCCGCGCGGCCAATTGATCGATGCCTCCGAAGAGCCCGCGACGCGCGAACTGGCCCGTGAGCTCGGACTGAAGACCGGCGCACCGCTGGTCCGGATCGAATCGGTGCGGCTCGCTGACCGCACGCCGATCTGCATTAGCACCAGTTGGCTTTCCGCCGATCGCTTTCCGGACGCCGGAGCGGTCTTCGCCAACGTACGCTCAATGACCAAACTGCTGGCGCATTACGGCGTTCGCGACTACCGCCGCGCCTCAACCCGCGTCACCGCCACCATCGTGGACGCCTCCGACGCCGCAAGGCTCGATCTCGCGCTCGGGCGTCCCGTTCTCGTGGTCGATAGTACCGATGTCGATACCGGCGGCAAACCGTTGGTAACCAAACGCGCGCGCTTCGCCGCGGAGCGTGTCGAGTTCCTAATCGAGAATGGTCAATAG
- the phnG gene encoding phosphonate C-P lyase system protein PhnG produces MGLTGRNSREAQRKAAMAVLAHSEAGDIAGHLAAIAVPAHENLREPENGLVMVRGRVGGDGAPFNFGEATVSRAAVRLATGEIGFGYVLGRDRRKAQMIALCDAMVQSTELSGEVETKVIGPLRAAMIADRNRKAAETAATRVDFYTMVRGEG; encoded by the coding sequence ATGGGATTGACCGGGCGGAACAGCAGAGAGGCGCAGCGCAAGGCCGCGATGGCGGTGCTGGCGCATTCCGAAGCTGGCGATATTGCGGGCCATCTCGCGGCGATCGCGGTACCCGCACACGAGAACCTGCGCGAGCCCGAGAATGGCCTCGTGATGGTGCGCGGCCGCGTCGGCGGCGACGGTGCGCCGTTCAATTTCGGCGAGGCCACGGTGTCGCGCGCGGCGGTGCGTCTTGCGACCGGCGAGATCGGCTTCGGCTACGTGCTCGGCCGCGACAGGCGGAAGGCGCAGATGATCGCGCTCTGCGATGCCATGGTGCAGTCGACAGAGCTTTCAGGCGAGGTCGAGACCAAGGTGATCGGGCCTTTACGCGCCGCCATGATCGCCGATCGCAACCGCAAGGCGGCCGAGACGGCGGCGACGCGGGTCGATTTCTACACCATGGTGCGCGGCGAGGGGTGA
- the phnH gene encoding phosphonate C-P lyase system protein PhnH, whose product MTTVAELPAGFADKVLSAQSTFRSVMDAMARPGSAQRVTAAVGAPAGVMRGAAAIALTLFDHDTPIWLDAAMSATPDVAKWLKFHTSASVVADSSIASFALVGDAKNLPALDRFAFGSNEYPDRSTTLILQVESLTQGPTFEVKGPGIDGTALLQATLQPRDLFRRLTINEALFPRGIDVVLVHDDLIVAIPRTTRLVASGA is encoded by the coding sequence ATGACGACGGTTGCAGAATTGCCCGCAGGGTTTGCCGACAAGGTGTTGTCGGCGCAGTCGACCTTCCGCTCCGTGATGGATGCGATGGCGCGTCCCGGAAGCGCGCAACGGGTCACGGCGGCTGTCGGCGCGCCGGCCGGGGTGATGCGCGGCGCGGCCGCGATCGCGCTCACGCTGTTCGATCACGATACGCCGATCTGGCTCGATGCCGCGATGTCGGCCACGCCTGATGTGGCGAAGTGGCTCAAGTTCCATACCAGTGCATCGGTGGTCGCGGATTCCTCGATCGCCAGCTTCGCTCTGGTCGGCGACGCCAAGAATCTGCCGGCGCTCGATCGCTTCGCGTTCGGCAGCAACGAGTATCCTGACAGGTCGACGACGCTGATCCTGCAGGTCGAGAGCCTGACGCAGGGGCCTACATTCGAGGTGAAGGGGCCGGGCATCGACGGTACAGCGCTGCTGCAGGCGACGCTCCAGCCGCGCGACCTCTTTCGGCGGCTCACCATCAACGAAGCCCTGTTCCCGCGTGGCATCGATGTCGTGCTGGTCCATGACGACTTGATTGTCGCAATCCCCCGAACCACGCGGCTGGTCGCAAGCGGAGCATAG
- a CDS encoding carbon-phosphorus lyase complex subunit PhnI, with protein MYVAVKGGERAIENAHRLLAHERRGDRDVPELSLAQIAGQLSLGVDRVMTEGSLYDRELAALAIKQARGDLIEAIFLVRAFRATLPRFGATEPVNTSEMQVRRRISSTFKDIPGGQILGPTFDYTHRLLDPQLADGFVPEQPATSEPTQAAAPRVTDILGRDGLIEPSPAADAGAPVGDLTREPLSFPADRDLRLQNLARADEGFLLALGYSSQRGYGRNHPFAGEIRFGEVEVEFYAEDAGFAVPLGSIGLTECQMVNQFKGSATEAPCFTRGYGLAFGQSERKTMSMALVDRSLRARELGEEVIAPAQDEEFVMSHSDNVQATGFVEHLKLPHYVDFQSELGLLRKLRKEFADANEAPDMQEAAE; from the coding sequence ATGTATGTAGCCGTCAAAGGAGGCGAACGCGCCATTGAGAACGCCCACCGCCTGCTGGCGCATGAGCGACGTGGCGACCGTGATGTGCCAGAACTCTCGCTGGCGCAAATTGCCGGGCAGCTCTCGCTCGGCGTCGACCGCGTCATGACCGAAGGCTCGCTCTACGACCGCGAGCTGGCGGCACTCGCGATCAAGCAGGCGCGCGGCGACTTGATCGAGGCGATCTTCCTGGTCCGCGCCTTCCGCGCCACGCTGCCTCGTTTTGGCGCAACCGAGCCGGTCAACACCAGCGAGATGCAGGTGCGCCGGCGCATCTCCTCGACGTTTAAGGATATTCCGGGCGGCCAGATCCTGGGGCCGACTTTCGATTATACCCATCGCTTGCTGGATCCGCAGCTTGCGGACGGCTTTGTGCCGGAGCAGCCGGCGACGTCAGAGCCAACGCAGGCGGCAGCGCCGCGCGTCACCGACATTCTCGGTCGCGATGGCCTGATCGAGCCTTCGCCGGCAGCGGATGCCGGCGCGCCGGTCGGCGATCTCACGCGCGAGCCGCTGAGTTTTCCGGCCGACCGCGATCTGCGGCTGCAAAATCTTGCGCGTGCCGACGAGGGGTTCCTGCTGGCGCTCGGCTATTCCTCACAGCGCGGCTATGGTCGCAATCATCCCTTTGCCGGCGAAATCCGCTTCGGCGAGGTGGAGGTGGAATTCTACGCCGAGGATGCGGGCTTTGCCGTCCCGCTCGGCTCAATTGGGCTGACCGAGTGTCAGATGGTCAACCAGTTCAAGGGATCGGCGACGGAAGCGCCGTGCTTTACGCGCGGCTATGGCCTGGCCTTCGGGCAAAGCGAGCGCAAGACCATGTCGATGGCGCTGGTCGATCGCAGCCTGCGCGCCCGCGAGCTGGGCGAGGAAGTGATCGCTCCGGCACAGGACGAGGAATTCGTGATGTCGCACTCGGACAATGTCCAGGCGACCGGCTTCGTTGAGCATCTCAAGCTGCCGCATTACGTCGACTTTCAGTCCGAGCTTGGTCTGTTGCGCAAGCTGCGCAAGGAGTTCGCCGATGCCAATGAGGCGCCGGACATGCAGGAGGCCGCGGAATGA
- a CDS encoding alpha-D-ribose 1-methylphosphonate 5-phosphate C-P-lyase PhnJ: MNAPAYNFAYLDEQTKRMIRRAILKAIAIPGYQVPFASREMPMPYGWGTGGVQVTAAILGPQDVLKVIDQGSDDTTNAISIRKFFGKTAGVATTTVTSDATVIQTRHRIPEAPLHAGQVLVYQVPIPEPLRFLEPRETETRRMHALAEYGLMHVKLYEDIARFGHIATSYAYPVKVNARYVMDPSPTPKFDNPKMDNCPALQLFGAGREKRIYAIPPHTHVVSLDFEDHPFTRYRFDAPCTLCGAGDSYLDEIVTDDKGGRMFVCSDTDYCESRQLAGHRGSESAAPHKERAHG; this comes from the coding sequence ATGAACGCGCCAGCTTACAATTTCGCCTATCTCGACGAACAAACAAAGCGGATGATCCGCCGCGCGATCCTGAAGGCGATCGCGATTCCGGGCTATCAGGTGCCGTTCGCCAGCCGCGAGATGCCGATGCCCTATGGCTGGGGCACGGGCGGCGTGCAGGTGACGGCCGCGATCCTGGGGCCCCAGGATGTGCTGAAGGTGATCGACCAGGGTTCGGACGACACTACCAACGCGATCTCGATCCGGAAATTCTTCGGCAAGACCGCGGGCGTCGCAACGACGACCGTTACGTCGGACGCCACCGTGATCCAGACCCGGCATCGGATTCCCGAAGCGCCGCTGCATGCCGGGCAGGTGCTGGTCTATCAGGTGCCGATCCCCGAGCCGCTGCGGTTCCTGGAGCCGCGCGAGACCGAGACGCGGCGGATGCATGCGCTGGCCGAATATGGCCTGATGCACGTCAAGCTGTATGAAGACATTGCGCGCTTCGGCCATATCGCGACCTCCTACGCCTATCCGGTGAAGGTGAATGCACGCTATGTGATGGATCCGTCGCCGACGCCGAAATTCGACAATCCGAAGATGGACAATTGCCCGGCGCTGCAATTGTTCGGCGCAGGGCGCGAAAAGCGCATTTACGCGATTCCGCCGCACACCCACGTGGTGTCGCTCGACTTCGAGGATCACCCGTTCACGCGCTATCGGTTCGACGCGCCTTGCACGCTGTGCGGCGCCGGCGATTCCTATCTTGACGAGATCGTCACCGACGACAAGGGCGGCCGAATGTTCGTCTGCTCGGATACCGATTATTGCGAGTCTCGCCAGTTGGCCGGCCATCGCGGCAGCGAGAGCGCGGCGCCGCACAAGGAGAGGGCGCATGGCTGA
- the phnK gene encoding phosphonate C-P lyase system protein PhnK, with the protein MAEPQDLMQDDQPLLVAENVGKNYGRLTACRDVSFALYPGEVLAIVGESGSGKSTLLQLLSAQLAPSAGRVSYRMRDGVLRDLASLGEAERRFLFRTDWGYVHQDAAQGLRMAVSAGANVGERLMAVGWNHYGRIRDTASSWLERVEIDTARIDDAPRTYSGGMRQRLQIARNLVTEPRLVFMDEPTGGLDVSVQARLLDLMRNLVSELGLAAIVVTHDLAVARLLSHRVMVMKGGHVIETGLTDQVLDDPREPYTQLLVSSILPA; encoded by the coding sequence ATGGCTGAGCCGCAAGACCTCATGCAAGACGACCAACCGCTTCTGGTCGCCGAAAACGTTGGCAAGAACTATGGCCGGTTGACCGCCTGCCGCGACGTTTCGTTTGCGCTCTATCCCGGCGAGGTGCTGGCTATCGTCGGCGAGTCCGGCTCGGGCAAGTCCACGCTGCTGCAACTGTTGTCCGCGCAGCTCGCGCCGAGCGCCGGGCGGGTGTCATACCGGATGCGGGACGGCGTGTTGCGCGATCTCGCCAGCCTCGGGGAGGCCGAGCGCCGCTTCTTGTTCCGTACGGATTGGGGCTATGTGCACCAGGACGCCGCGCAGGGCCTGCGCATGGCGGTCTCGGCCGGCGCCAATGTCGGCGAACGGCTGATGGCGGTGGGCTGGAATCACTATGGTCGCATCCGCGATACCGCCTCGTCCTGGCTGGAGCGCGTCGAAATCGATACCGCGCGTATCGACGACGCGCCGCGCACCTATTCCGGCGGCATGCGGCAACGGTTGCAGATCGCGCGCAATCTGGTCACCGAGCCGCGGCTGGTGTTCATGGACGAGCCGACCGGCGGGCTCGACGTGTCGGTGCAGGCGCGGCTACTCGATCTGATGCGCAATCTCGTCAGCGAGCTCGGCCTTGCCGCCATCGTCGTCACCCATGACCTCGCTGTGGCCCGGCTGTTGTCGCACCGCGTGATGGTGATGAAGGGTGGGCACGTCATCGAAACCGGCCTGACCGACCAGGTGCTCGACGACCCCCGCGAGCCCTATACCCAACTCCTCGTTTCCTCGATTTTGCCGGCATGA
- the phnL gene encoding phosphonate C-P lyase system protein PhnL: MTAMIDITSAEKTFTMHLQGGVELPVVRGVSFQVEPGECVVLSGPSGAGKSSILKMIFGNYRCDGGRIGIRHQGTVIDLAAAEPRQVLSVRRTTIGYVSQFLRAVPRVATIDVVAEPLIANGIARAEAREKAGALLRRLNIPERLWALPPSTFSGGEQQRVNIARGFISDLPILLLDEPTASLDAANRAVVVELIEQKKRQRVAMVAIVHDDEIRHLIADRIVDVTSFAAAA, encoded by the coding sequence ATGACTGCGATGATCGATATCACCAGCGCCGAAAAGACCTTTACCATGCATCTGCAGGGCGGCGTCGAGCTGCCCGTGGTGCGCGGCGTCTCGTTTCAGGTCGAGCCAGGCGAATGCGTTGTGCTGTCGGGCCCTTCCGGCGCCGGCAAATCCTCGATCCTGAAAATGATCTTTGGCAATTACCGCTGCGATGGCGGCCGGATCGGCATCCGGCATCAGGGCACGGTGATCGATCTTGCTGCGGCCGAACCGCGGCAGGTGCTCAGCGTGCGCCGCACGACCATCGGCTATGTCAGCCAGTTCTTGCGGGCGGTGCCGCGGGTCGCCACCATCGACGTGGTGGCGGAGCCGCTGATCGCGAACGGAATTGCACGCGCGGAAGCCCGCGAGAAGGCGGGCGCGCTGCTGCGCCGCCTCAACATTCCCGAGCGGCTGTGGGCACTGCCGCCATCGACGTTCTCCGGCGGCGAGCAGCAGCGCGTCAACATCGCGCGCGGTTTCATTTCCGATCTGCCAATTCTGCTGCTGGACGAACCGACCGCCTCGCTCGACGCGGCCAATCGCGCTGTAGTCGTTGAGTTGATTGAACAGAAGAAACGACAGCGCGTCGCGATGGTGGCGATCGTCCATGACGATGAAATTCGCCATCTGATCGCCGACCGCATTGTCGACGTGACATCGTTCGCCGCCGCGGCATGA
- a CDS encoding alpha-D-ribose 1-methylphosphonate 5-triphosphate diphosphatase: MTSKHETILGNARLVLADRVIEHGWVAFADGRIAEYGEGTAPSGSEDAGGDLIMPGLIELHTDHLEMHYVPRPKVFWDPIAAVVSYDGQLATSGITTVLDSLRVWREDGAEDVDGRAGVLAGAITAAREANLLRAEHFLHLRCEIPMPSVVEEAKELIGRPDVRLMSLMDHTPGQRQFRDEVKLRDYYRGKGGGMTDAELDVLFEKRFAYQKAYAATNMREIVALAHRYEIPLASHDDTTEENVADAIQDRVSVAEFPTTMEAARGLHQAGIGILMGAPNVVRGGSHSGNIAAIDLAREGLLDILSSDYIPSSLLMAALQLPQHVPAIDLACAVRTVTKTPAEAVGLADRGEIAAGKRADVIRVHVARNIPVVRSVWREGWRVA, translated from the coding sequence ATGACTTCGAAGCACGAAACCATCCTCGGCAATGCCCGCCTCGTACTGGCCGATCGCGTGATCGAGCACGGCTGGGTCGCTTTCGCAGATGGCCGCATCGCCGAATATGGCGAGGGCACTGCGCCGTCAGGCAGCGAGGACGCCGGCGGCGACCTGATCATGCCAGGCCTGATCGAGCTCCACACCGACCATCTCGAAATGCACTATGTGCCGCGCCCGAAAGTATTTTGGGATCCGATCGCGGCGGTAGTTTCCTATGACGGACAGTTGGCCACCTCGGGCATCACCACGGTTCTGGATTCGCTCCGGGTCTGGCGCGAGGACGGCGCCGAGGACGTTGACGGCAGGGCAGGCGTGCTCGCGGGTGCGATCACGGCGGCGCGTGAGGCAAACCTGCTGCGCGCAGAACACTTCCTGCATCTGCGCTGCGAAATTCCGATGCCAAGCGTCGTCGAGGAAGCCAAGGAGCTGATCGGCCGGCCGGACGTGCGGCTGATGTCGCTGATGGACCATACGCCGGGTCAGCGCCAGTTCCGCGACGAGGTCAAGCTCCGCGATTATTACCGCGGCAAGGGCGGCGGCATGACCGACGCCGAGCTCGATGTACTGTTCGAGAAGCGCTTTGCCTATCAGAAGGCCTATGCCGCGACCAACATGCGCGAAATCGTGGCGCTTGCCCATCGATATGAAATTCCGCTCGCCAGCCACGACGACACCACTGAGGAAAATGTCGCCGATGCGATCCAGGATCGCGTTTCCGTCGCTGAGTTTCCGACCACGATGGAAGCCGCGCGCGGCCTGCATCAGGCCGGCATCGGCATCCTGATGGGCGCGCCGAACGTGGTCCGCGGCGGCTCGCATTCCGGCAACATCGCCGCCATCGATCTCGCCCGCGAGGGGCTGTTGGACATCCTGTCGTCCGACTACATCCCTTCCAGCCTTTTGATGGCAGCCCTGCAGTTGCCGCAGCATGTGCCGGCGATCGATCTGGCCTGCGCCGTCCGCACCGTCACCAAGACACCAGCCGAGGCCGTGGGCCTTGCGGACCGTGGCGAGATCGCAGCCGGCAAGCGGGCCGATGTGATCCGGGTGCATGTCGCCCGCAACATTCCGGTGGTGCGCAGCGTCTGGCGGGAAGGGTGGCGCGTGGCATGA